From a single Mangifera indica cultivar Alphonso chromosome 19, CATAS_Mindica_2.1, whole genome shotgun sequence genomic region:
- the LOC123203685 gene encoding phosphatidylinositol 4-phosphate 5-kinase 1-like encodes MYEAILLEQPNDAVLNIRKKKSEEENTNRTDLKPAVPSIPVVGRTRSQATTRRVTPTTITNAVIDGETSSTGGSGIAGTVIEKHLPNGDLYRGCFSGNAPHGSGKYLWTDGCMYEGEWRRGKASGKGKFSWPSGATFEGEFKSGRMEGFGTFTGSDGDTYRGSWSSDRKHGYGEKHYANGDFYEGWWKKNLQEGQGRYVWRNGNEYIGEWKNGVISGRGTLIWSNGNKYDGQWENGVPKGNGVFTWPDGSCYIGTWNMNSKDVKLQQLNSTFCHGNNGKEQNLMVTSSRKRSSVDGARGSSTEKSMIFPRICIWESDGEAGDITCDILDNVEASMIYREGFGFDRDTIRQFRKGPCCFSGEMKKPGQTISKGHKNYELMLNLQLGIRYSVGKHASILRDLKPSDFDPKEKFWTRFPPEGSKLTPPHQSVEFRWKDYCPMVFRRLREHFQVDPANYMLAICGDDALRELSSPGKSGSFFYVTQDDRFMIKTVKKSEVKVLIRMLQSYYQHVCRYENSLVTKFYGVHCVKPVGGQKTRFIVMGNLFCSEYQIHRRFDLKGSSHGRTTDKPEDEIDETTTLKDLDLNFVFRLQRNWYQELIKQIERDCEFLEAERIMDYSLLVGLHFRDNTTGDKMGLSPFVVRTGNRDSYQNEKFMRGCRFLEAELQDMDRKLSGQKPLIRLGANMPARAERMARRSDFDQYTQGGVSHLTPSHSGEIYEVVLYFGIIDILQDYDISKKLEHAYKSLQVDPASISAVDPKLYSKRFRDFIGRIFIEDR; translated from the exons ATGTACGAAGCGATATTGCTCGAACAACCAAACGACGCCGTCCTTAACATTAGGAAGAAAAAGTCCGAGGAGGAAAATACTAACCGCACTGACCTCAAACCAGCTGTACCGTCCATTCCGGTAGTCGGCCGTACTCGATCCCAAGCCACCACACGGAGAGTTACACCTACTACTATAACTAACGCCGTGATTGACGGCGAGACGAGCTCCACGGGAGGAAGTGGAATCGCTGGAACAGTGATCGAGAAGCATCTACCTAACGGGGATCTATACAGAGGGTGTTTCTCCGGCAACGCCCCTCATGGATCGGGCAAGTATTTGTGGACTGACGGGTGCATGTACGAAGGCGAGTGGCGAAGAGGTAAAGCTTCAGGTAAAGGCAAGTTCTCATGGCCTTCGGGTGCTACTTTTGAAGGCGAATTCAAGTCGGGTCGGATGGAAGGTTTTGGTACCTTCACTGGATCTGACGGAGACACCTATCGTGGGTCGTGGAGTTCCGACCGCAAACACGGCTACGGCGAGAAACATTATGCTAACGGCGACTTTTATGAAGGATGGTGGAAGAAGAATCTTCAAGAAGGGCAGGGGCGTTATGTGTGGAGGAACGGAAATGAATATATTGGGGAATGGAAAAATGGTGTGATTTCCGGTAGAGGAACTTTGATCTGGTCTAACGGAAACAAATACGACGGCCAGTGGGAAAATGGAGTCCCCAAAGGTAACGGAGTTTTCACTTGGCCTGACGGCAGTTGTTACATTGGAACTTGGAATATGAACAGCAAAGACGTCAAGTTACAGCAGTTAAACAGCACGTTTTGTCACGGCAACAATGGGAAGGAGCAAAATCTAATGGTTACTTCTTCTAGGAAGAGATCGTCCGTGGATGGAGCTCGAGGTAGCTCAACGGAGAAGAGCATGATTTTTCCTAGGATTTGTATATGGGAATCAGATGGCGAAGCTGGAGATATCACATGTGATATTCTTGATAATGTGGAGGCATCCATGATTTACAGGGAAGGATTTGGGTTTGATCGAGATACGATTAGGCAGTTCAGGAAGGGTCCCTGTTGTTTCAGTGGGGAAATGAAGAAACCAGGCCAAACTATTTCCAAAGGCCACAAGAACTACGAACTAATGCTTAATTTGCAACTGGGTATTAG ATACTCTGTTGGAAAACATGCTTCTATATTGCGAGACCTGAAGCCAAGTGATTTTGATCCAAAGGAGAAGTTCTGGACGAGGTTTCCACCTGAGGGCTCCAAGCTTACACCCCCTCATCAGTCGGTTGAGTTTCGGTGGAAGGACTATTGTCCCATGGTGTTCAG GCGTTTGAGGGAGCATTTCCAAGTGGATCCTGCTAATTACATGCTAGCAATTTGCGGAGATGATGCTTTAAGAGAGCTTTCTTCTCCTGGGAAGAGTGGAAGCTTCTTTTATGTTACTCAGGATGATAGATTTATGATAAAGACTGTAAAGAAATCTGAAGTAAAG GTGCTTATTAGGATGCTTCAAAGTTATTACCAGCATGTGTGTCGGTATGAGAATTCTCTTGTAACTAAATTCTACGGTGTGCATTGTGTTAAACCTGTCGGTGGCCAGAAG ACACGATTCATTGTTATGGGCAATTTGTTTTGCTCGGAGTATCAAATCCATAGACGATTTGACCTAAAAGGATCATCACATGGGCGGACAACAGATAAGCCTGAAGATGAGATTGATGAAACAACCACCCTGAAGGACTTGGatctcaattttgtttttcgCCTTCAACGAAATTGGTACCAAGAGCTTATCAA ACAAATTGAAAGAGATTGTGAGTTCTTGGAGGCTGAGAGGATCATGGATTACAGTCTTTTGGTTGGTCTTCACTTCCGTGACAATACTACTGGTGACAAAATGGGATTGTCACCGTTTGTTGTGCGCACTG GAAATAGGGATTCTTATCAGAATGAAAAATTCATGCGTGGCTGTCGTTTCCTTGAAGCAGAATTACAAGACATGGATCGGAAATTATCTGGCCA GAAACCCTTGATCAGGTTAGGAGCAAATATGCCTGCAAGAGCAGAGAGGATGGCTAGGAGGAGTGACTTTGATCAATATACCCAAGGTGGAGTTAGTCATTTGACCCCTTCACACAGTGGGGAGATCTATGAAGTGGTCCTATACTTTGGgattattgatatattacaggaCTACGACATCAGCAAGAAGCTCGAGCATGCATATAAATCCTTACAAGTTGATCCTGCTTCAATATCAGCTGTTGACCCCAAACTTTACTCAAAGAGGTTCCGAGATTTCATCGGCAGAATCTTCATTGAGGACAGGTAG